The Coffea arabica cultivar ET-39 chromosome 3c, Coffea Arabica ET-39 HiFi, whole genome shotgun sequence genome contains a region encoding:
- the LOC140037919 gene encoding uncharacterized protein, producing MPAWYNPQAVCAYHFGAPGHATFDCKALKHKIQDMVEAGEIVIRKREAQGPNVNRNPLPEHVNIIGIILDDTEYVEPVKELAREAEVFGVTDQPFVIELPFEEDEKPFILDLTPAESESLEPVVIEFPKQEPVLSLQQVPWNYDEPDVQIGERSIAKKEVSVVTRSGKIASPFEATIPIQAHNSEPPAKPTITEREALDFLKRLQRSEYNVIEKLSKSPAQISMLDLLFSSDVHRDALLEVLTKAQIPRDISVDNFSHVVGNVLFTKQITFSDEELPSEGIGHNKALYIVVRCNGKMLPKVLIDNGSALNICPWSTLKKLGLQDVKLRPSGTIVRGFDGAPREPIGEIDLVVEMGPAQFQITCQVMHFSSVYNVLLGRPWIHKSGAVPSSLHQLLKFVVNDKLITIFAEEDCLVITDSESKEEGSRSSTVTPHSTSDIVSVSWITKEEQALSRASVMMAKEMIRGGYEFDKGLGRDLQGILKPVEIIEKKDSFGLGFQPTAKDIKEMKERKRAEKEGRQRVFDIPPLRYTFPRPTEVITSEVNPVDEIEANGEIDEEKETVQMAFITIGDKEVSISNYSFEKDDNFESFVAKFYDNLKDSYAKNKY from the exons ATGCCCGCGTGGTATAATCCACAagctgtctgtgcttatcattttGGGGCCCCCGGACATGCCACCTTTGATTGCAAAGCGCTTAAGCATAAAATCCAAGATATGGTTGAAGCCGGGGAGATTGTAATCCGGAAAAGGGAGGCGCAAGGGCCGAACGTAAATAGGAACCCTTTACCGGAACATGTCAATATCATTGGGATTATTCTGGATGATACGGAGTATGTGGAACCAGTCAAAGAATTGGCAAGggaagctgaagtgtttggggtcacagaccaaccTTTTGTCATAGAACTGCCATTTGAAGAGGACGAGAAACCCTTTATCTTGGATCTCACGCCAGCTGAGAGTGAGTCTTTGGAGCCGGTGGTTATTGAATTCCCGAAACAGGAGCCTGTCCTGAGCCTGCAACAAGTACCATGGAACTATGATGAACCTGACGTACAGATTGGGGAAAGGTCAATTGCAAAGAAGGAAGTATCAGTGGTCACAAGATCGGGGAAAATTGCAAGCCCGTTTGAAGCAACCATTCCGATTCAAGCACATAATTCTGAGCCACCCGCCAAACCAACAATTACCGAGAGAGAAGCCTTAGATTTCCTTAAAAGACTCCAAAGAAGCGAATACAATGTGATCGAGAAGCTTAGCAAGTCGCCCGCTCAAATATCCATGTTGGATCTACTTTTTTCATCAGATGTGCATAGGGATGCATTGCTCGAAGTACTGACTAAAGCTCAAATTCCTAGAGACATTTCAGTTGATAATTTCTCACACGTAGTTGGGAATGTACTCTTCACCAAGCAAATTACTTTCTCCGACGAGGAATTGCCGTCggaaggcattggacataacaagGCCCTGTACATAGTTGTGAGGTGCAACGGAAAAATGCTTCCGAAGGTATTAATTGACAATGGATCCGCTCTTAATATATGTCCCTGGAGCACCTTGAAAAAGCTAGGATTGCAAGACgtcaagctgaggccttcagggaccataGTCCGAGGTTTTGATGGAGCGCCAAGAGAGCCAATAGGAGAAATTGATTTAGTAGTTGAGATGGGACCCGCGCAGTTTCAAATAACctgccaagtcatgcactttTCTAGTGTTTACAACGTTTTGCTTGGCaggccatggattcacaagtctGGGGCTGTGCCTTCTTCATTGCATCAATTGCTGAAATTCGTAGTAAATGACAAGCTGATAACTATATTTGCCGAGGAGGATTGCCTTGTAATCACCGATTCCGAGTCCAAAGAAGAGGGTAGCCGAAGCTCCACAGTGACCCCTCATAGCACATCTGATATTGTCTCCGTCAGTTGGATAACAAAGGAGGAGCAAGCTCTATCAAGggccagtgtcatgatggctaaGGAGATGATCCGTGGAGGCTATGAATTTGACAAAGGGCTGGGACGAGATCTGCAAGGAATTTTGAAGCCAGTGGAGATTATTGAGAAAAAGGATTCGTTTGGTTTAGGTTTCCAACCAACCGCCAAGGACATCAAAGAGATGAAGGAGCGCAAAAGAGCAGAGAAAGAGGGCAGGCAAAGGGTTTTTGACATTCCACCACTGCGGTATACTTTTCCACGACCAACAGAGGTTATCACATCAGAGGTTAATCCAGTCGACGAAATTGAAGCAA ATGGAGAAATTGATGAAGAGAAAGAAACAGTTCAAATGGCCTTTATTACCATAGGTGATAAGGAGGTATCTATTAGCAACTATTCTTTCGAAAAAGATGACAACTTTGAATCTTTTGTGGCAAAATTTTATGATAACTTGAAGGACTCTTATGCTAAAAACAAATATTGA